In Numidum massiliense, a single genomic region encodes these proteins:
- a CDS encoding suppressor of fused domain protein, which yields MSISNESKTIAKMASQAFGGELKVYRYWDNDDNSSVDILSAVNRPYEGITSFSTIGLSDHSINYVVEEKPLQIEIVGAYATKAEYFPNVLSTCAFNIINSGYSCAPGTIFRGVINMYYKNSEMEHVMFAPPFLWDESLKRIDFPNKLVVWLLAVPISEKEYLFAKENGTDQLESLFEDEQIDIFDIERGSVL from the coding sequence ATGAGCATTTCAAATGAGAGTAAGACGATTGCAAAAATGGCATCGCAGGCTTTTGGAGGTGAACTGAAAGTATACAGGTATTGGGATAATGACGATAATTCGAGTGTAGACATTTTATCTGCTGTCAATAGACCATATGAGGGGATCACATCGTTTTCGACAATCGGTTTATCGGATCACTCGATTAATTATGTCGTTGAAGAAAAACCTTTACAAATAGAGATCGTTGGAGCTTATGCTACGAAAGCCGAATATTTCCCTAACGTGTTATCAACTTGTGCTTTCAACATTATAAACTCGGGATATTCGTGCGCTCCAGGCACGATCTTTAGAGGTGTGATCAACATGTATTACAAGAATAGTGAGATGGAGCATGTTATGTTCGCGCCTCCTTTTTTATGGGATGAGTCGCTAAAGCGGATTGATTTTCCAAATAAATTGGTAGTATGGTTATTGGCAGTTCCGATTTCAGAGAAGGAGTATTTATTTGCAAAAGAAAATGGAACGGATCAATTAGAGTCTTTATTTGAGGATGAACAAATAGATATATTTGATATTGAGC
- a CDS encoding Rossmann-fold NAD(P)-binding domain-containing protein, translating into MFAHELLYLSQSDVIRCGGMSMRAVMADLAHVLALHVAGDYVLPPKVVLRWGDLDSEGERGRINGMPGYVGGRVNIAGMKWVGSAPDKYGLPRASALIVLTVRRAVVMLPLTDFLKGMQNGNT; encoded by the coding sequence ATGTTTGCCCATGAGTTATTGTACCTATCGCAAAGCGACGTCATCCGCTGTGGCGGTATGTCGATGCGTGCGGTAATGGCTGATTTGGCACACGTGTTGGCACTGCATGTGGCGGGGGATTACGTGCTTCCGCCGAAGGTGGTGCTTCGTTGGGGCGATTTGGACAGTGAAGGGGAGCGAGGACGTATTAACGGCATGCCCGGGTATGTCGGCGGTAGAGTCAACATCGCTGGCATGAAGTGGGTCGGCAGTGCCCCGGACAAATACGGGTTGCCGCGCGCGTCGGCACTCATCGTGTTGACCGTTAGGCGGGCTGTTGTTATGCTCCCCCTAACGGATTTTTTAAAAGGGATGCAAAATGGCAACACATAA
- a CDS encoding sodium/glutamate symporter family protein — MFPSEKITSANVETLLFYVAVLGVLLLVGVVLRVKVKLFQKFFISAALIAGTLGLVLGPYGLGVLPAEMTESWGALPGALITVVFAPMLMGMTVPNPKKVGNIIMPQLYFGYIGECLQVSIPFILTALLLTPLWDVNGMFGSIVEIGFSGGHGTAGGMVDVFDTLGWSDGGPLGMTSATVGLLVGIVVGMILINYGVRKGYTSVVKNVQELKVTQAGDLLPRDKQSVGAKVTLNKDAIESFAFHAALISLAILIGWGMQVVIGQWIAGMPLFPLAMVGGLIVQLLLGKTRWAAAVDRATFQRIQGLALEFLIVGATYGALPVGLVFLAVGIGLCVLARVTGYWVSPVVRKVSRTVAN, encoded by the coding sequence GTGTTTCCATCGGAAAAAATCACGTCCGCCAACGTAGAGACGCTGTTGTTTTACGTGGCGGTGTTAGGGGTGTTGTTGCTCGTCGGGGTGGTTTTGCGCGTGAAGGTGAAGCTGTTTCAGAAGTTTTTCATTTCCGCTGCCCTTATCGCGGGAACGTTAGGGCTCGTGCTCGGGCCGTACGGATTAGGGGTGTTGCCCGCCGAGATGACGGAAAGTTGGGGGGCACTGCCGGGGGCGCTCATCACCGTTGTGTTTGCGCCGATGCTGATGGGGATGACGGTGCCCAATCCGAAAAAGGTTGGCAATATCATTATGCCACAGCTTTATTTCGGGTATATCGGTGAGTGTCTGCAAGTGTCGATCCCGTTTATCCTTACGGCGCTACTACTCACGCCGTTGTGGGACGTGAACGGGATGTTTGGATCCATTGTGGAAATCGGGTTTTCCGGCGGGCACGGGACGGCCGGTGGGATGGTCGACGTGTTCGACACGCTCGGTTGGTCGGACGGAGGGCCGCTCGGGATGACGTCGGCGACGGTTGGCCTACTCGTCGGTATTGTCGTCGGCATGATCCTCATTAACTACGGGGTGCGTAAAGGGTACACGTCGGTCGTAAAAAATGTGCAGGAGCTGAAGGTGACACAAGCAGGCGACCTTCTGCCGCGGGACAAGCAGTCTGTCGGGGCGAAGGTGACGCTCAATAAAGATGCCATTGAGTCATTTGCCTTTCATGCGGCACTAATTTCGCTAGCGATTTTGATCGGTTGGGGGATGCAAGTTGTGATCGGCCAGTGGATTGCGGGGATGCCGTTGTTCCCGCTGGCGATGGTCGGGGGTTTAATCGTGCAGCTGTTGCTCGGCAAGACGCGCTGGGCAGCGGCGGTCGATCGGGCGACGTTTCAGCGCATTCAAGGGTTGGCGCTTGAATTTCTCATCGTCGGGGCGACGTACGGGGCGTTGCCGGTTGGCCTCGTGTTTTTGGCGGTGGGGATCGGGTTATGTGTGTTGGCGCGGGTGACGGGGTATTGGGTGAGTCCGGTCGTACGGAAGGTGAGTCGTACAGTCGCTAACTGA
- a CDS encoding helix-turn-helix domain-containing protein, with translation MELGDRLRLLRERQGLTQLALANKLHLPNQNISNYERGFRQPDYETLQLLADFFDVTIDYLITGQEDKRTCTVSVADQVVELTVNEYKLLLEMKKHPEFEALLHELSKEPERNINRLIRMWAFIKSELEMDQREEG, from the coding sequence ATGGAACTTGGCGATAGATTACGATTATTGCGGGAAAGACAAGGCTTAACCCAGCTCGCTCTCGCAAACAAGTTACACCTCCCAAATCAAAATATTTCTAACTACGAGCGTGGTTTCAGACAACCAGATTATGAAACCCTTCAGTTATTGGCCGATTTTTTTGATGTTACGATTGACTATTTAATTACTGGTCAAGAAGACAAAAGGACTTGTACAGTTTCCGTTGCTGATCAAGTGGTCGAACTTACGGTAAACGAGTATAAGTTACTCCTCGAAATGAAAAAACATCCGGAATTTGAAGCATTGCTTCACGAACTTTCCAAGGAGCCTGAACGCAATATTAATAGGCTCATTAGAATGTGGGCTTTTATTAAATCCGAATTGGAAATGGATCAGCGAGAAGAAGGATAA
- a CDS encoding helix-turn-helix transcriptional regulator: protein MRQWLIDTRKSKGLTQQHVACLAGISRSYYSQIESGSKTPGKETAKKVAHALECHVALFYLTKSRRLVCR, encoded by the coding sequence ATGCGCCAATGGCTTATCGACACACGCAAGTCCAAAGGCCTAACCCAACAACACGTCGCTTGCCTTGCCGGAATCTCCCGCAGTTACTACTCGCAAATTGAAAGCGGCAGCAAAACTCCGGGTAAGGAAACGGCAAAAAAAGTGGCACACGCGTTAGAATGCCACGTCGCACTTTTTTATTTAACGAAAAGTCGACGATTGGTGTGTCGCTGA
- a CDS encoding helix-turn-helix domain-containing protein — translation MTPVIEVGKRIKELREQAGLSGRMLAKLAKLDPSQISKIENGAAKPSLDALDRICQTLDITISEFFSTESDPLPPDLVQLLKTTKQLTPEQRKLLNELLRSFEK, via the coding sequence GTGACTCCAGTGATTGAAGTTGGAAAACGAATTAAAGAGTTACGCGAACAAGCAGGTCTTTCTGGCCGTATGCTGGCTAAACTAGCTAAACTTGATCCGTCACAAATTTCAAAAATCGAAAACGGTGCAGCCAAACCATCTTTAGATGCGTTGGATCGGATATGTCAGACGTTAGACATTACAATTTCGGAATTTTTTTCTACAGAATCTGATCCTCTGCCTCCCGACCTAGTTCAACTATTGAAGACAACTAAGCAACTGACACCGGAACAGAGAAAGTTGTTAAACGAACTTTTAAGGTCGTTTGAAAAGTAA
- a CDS encoding antitoxin VbhA family protein: MNKYCVANTTKAERERFVANAEAINALGAEPLTKENRALLQSYIDGENEIDEVLQMVILK; this comes from the coding sequence ATGAATAAATATTGTGTTGCCAATACTACAAAAGCCGAAAGAGAAAGATTTGTTGCTAATGCTGAAGCGATTAACGCTCTCGGAGCTGAACCATTAACGAAAGAAAATCGGGCTTTATTACAAAGCTATATTGATGGTGAAAATGAAATTGATGAAGTGTTGCAAATGGTTATTCTTAAATAA